From one Rosa rugosa chromosome 4, drRosRugo1.1, whole genome shotgun sequence genomic stretch:
- the LOC133745340 gene encoding MLO-like protein 13, whose protein sequence is MAEEELSNSLEFTPTWVVAGVCFVIVLLSLFAERGLHKLGKYLLHEKQDALYEALQKLKEELMLLGFISLLLTVSQRSISRICIPAHVANHMLPCKRETAEHKTPEHYFLNHSTNNGRRLLSSETTSNHCQLKGKVPLLSLEGLHHLHIFIFVLAVVHVIFCVSTMVLGGARIRQWKRWEDSIQKDRRSGQSTAHVRHHHHEFLKERADGYWRRAAIIGWMIAFFKQFYGSVTKSDYIALRQGFIKEHCPRNPDFDFHKYMMRTLEIDFRKIVGITWYLWLFVVLFLLLNVDGWNTYFWLAFLPLILLLLVGAKLEHIISRLAQDVKQTGVHANESAIRVRPSDEHFWFNNPRIVLNLIHFILFQNSFEIAFFFWIWSTYGIHSCIMEKLGYVIARLFMGVIVQVLCSYSTLPLYVIVTQMGSMFKKGMFDDTVHGALDIWAGDAISRRDDSKQSSSHSMHKMINNEASTTVDVAEQEMVVMERTINVLPCQVQPPSSSS, encoded by the exons ATGGCAGAAGAAGAACTCAGCAACTCTTTAGAGTTTACTCCAACATGGGTAGTAGCAGGTGTTTGCTTTGTCATTGTTCTGTTATCTCTTTTTGCCGAGCGTGGTCTCCATAAACTTGGAAAG TATTTACTGCATGAGAAACAAGATGCACTATATGAAGCCTTACAAAAACTAAAAGAAG AATTGATGCTTTTAGGTTTCATTTCCCTTCTGCTAACTGTAAGTCAACGTTCCATAAGCCGCATATGCATCCCTGCCCATGTCGCAAATCATATGCTACCATGTAAGAGGGAAACTGCTGAGCACAAAACCCCTGAACATTACTTTCTTAATCACTCTACAAACAATGGTCGACGCCTTCTGTCTTCAGAAACAACTTCCAATCACTGTCAGCTCAAG GGGAAGGTTCCATTGTTATCATTGGAAGGATTACATCATCTACACATCTTCATCTTTGTATTAGCAGTTGTTCATGTGATCTTCTGTGTCTCAACCATGGTTCTTGGAGGGGCAAGA ATACGACAATGGAAGCGCTGGGAGGATTCCATCCAGAAGG ATCGAAGAAGTGGTCAAAGTACTGCTCACGTTCGTCATCACCATCATGAGTTCTTGAAAGAACGTGCAGATGGATATTGGAGAAGAGCAGCTATTATAGGTTGGATG ATAGCATTCTTCAAACAATTTTATGGCTCTGTCACTAAGTCAGACTACATTGCACTGCGGCAAGGGTTTATCAAG GAGCACTGCCCTCGAAATCCTGATTTTGATTTTCACAAATACATGATGCGGACACTTGAAATTGATTTTAGAAAGATTGTTGGGATCAC CTGGTACCTGTGGCTCTTTGTTGTGCTGTTTTTGTTGCTGAATGTGGACG GATGGAACACATACTTTTGGTTAGCATTTTTACCGCTGATT CTTCTGCTTCTAGTGGGGGCCAAATTGGAACACATAATCAGCCGTTTGGCTCAGGATGTTAAACAAACAGGAGTACATGCTAATGAATCAGCTATAAGAGTGAGGCCTTCAGATGAACACTTCTGGTTTAACAATCCTAGAATTGTTCTCAATTTGATCCACTTCATTCTGTTTCAAAATTCATTCGAGATTGCTTTCTTCTTCTGGATTTGG AGCACCTATGGAATTCACTCATGCATCATGGAAAAGTTGGGCTATGTCATCGCAAGACTTTTTATGGG TGTGATAGTTCAAGTGCTTTGCAGTTACAGCACCCTACCATTGTATGTTATCGTCACCCAG ATGGGTAGCATGTTCAAGAAGGGAATGTTCGATGACACGGTACATGGTGCCCTCGATATATGGGCTGGAGACGCAATTAGTAGACGTGACGATAGCAAGCAATCCTCCTCACATAGTATGCACAAAATGATCAACAATGAAGCCTCCACAACTGTCGATGTTGCAGAACAAGAAATGGTTGTCATGGAAAGAACTATAAATGTGCTCCCTTGTCAAGTCCAGCCACCTTCTTCATCCTCTTAG
- the LOC133745339 gene encoding endoglucanase 25-like: protein MYGRDPWGGPLEINTADSATDDDRSRNLQDLDRAALSSRPLDETQQSWLLGPSGEQKKKKYVDLGCVIVSRKIFIWTVGTLLVSGLLAGLIVLIVKTVPRHHHAKAPPDNYTLALHKALMFFNAQKSGKLPKHNNVSWRGNSCVKDGDPGTMFKDLAGGYYDAGDAIKFNFPQSFAMTLLSWSVIEYSAKYEAAGELAHAKELIKWGADYFLKTFNHTADTIDMMVSQVGSGDTAKGSTTPNDHYCWTRPEDIDYKRPVTTTGSCGDLASEMAAALAAASIVFKDNKAYSQKLVHGAKTLFTFGRERGRGLYSAPGSEASVFYNSTGYWDEYVWGAAWMYYATGNNSYLTLATHPTLAKHAGAFWGGPDYGVFSWDNKLAGAQVLLTRLRLFLSPGYPYEEILRTFQNQTSIVMCSYLPIFTTFNRTKGGLIQLNHGRPQPLQYVVNAAFLATLFSDYLDAADTPGWYCGPNFYSTDVLRDFAKFQVDYILGKNPRKMSYVTGFGNHYPKQVHHRAASIPKNKIKYNCKGGWKWRDSKKPNPNIIEGAMVAGPDKKDGFHDVRSNYNYTEPTLAGNAGLVFALVGLSGDKSVGIDKNTIFSAVPPMFPTPPPPPAPWKP from the exons ATGTACGGCAGGGATCCATGGGGCGGCCCGCTGGAGATCAACACGGCGGACTCGGCCACCGACGACGACCGCAGCCGGAACCTGCAGGACCTCGACCGGGCGGCGCTGTCGTCTCGGCCTCTCGACGAGACGCAGCAGAGCTGGCTGCTGGGCCCCTCCGgggagcagaagaagaagaagtacgtGGATCTGGGGTGCGTCATCGTCAGCCGCAAGATCTTTATCTGGACGGTAGGGACGCTCCTCGTCTCCGGCTTGCTCGCCGGACTGATCGTCCTCATCGTCAAGACCGTGCCGCGTCACCACCACGCCAAGGCTCCTCCGGACAACTACACTCTCGCTCTCCACAAGGCTCTCATGTTCTTCAACGCTCAGAAAT CTGGTAAGCTTCCGAAGCACAATAATGTTTCGTGGAGGGGAAACTCGTGCGTCAAGGATGGTGACCCCGGCACCATGTTCAAAGATCTGGCGGGTGGTTACTATGATGCTGGAGATGCCATCAAGTTCAACTTCCCTCAGTCATTCGCCATGACTCTGCTGAGCTGGAGCGTGATCGAGTACAGTGCCAAGTACGAAGCCGCCGGGGAACTAGCTCATGCAAAGGAGCTCATCAAATGGGGCGCTGATTACTTCCTCAAGACCTTCAACCATACCGCTGATACAATCGACATGATGGTTTCGCAG GTTGGGTCGGGAGATACTGCTAAAGGAAGTACTACTCCTAATGATCACTATTGCTGGACTCGACCTGAAGACATTGATTATAAACGCCCTGTGACTACTACCGGTAGTTGCGGTGATCTTGCATCTGAGATGGCTGCAGCTTTGGCTGCTGCATCCATAGTGTTTAAGGACAACAAGGCCTACTCGCAGAAACTTGTGCACGGCGCCAAAACGCTCTTCACGTTCGGAAGGGAACGAGGAAGAGGCCTCTACAGTGCTCCTGGTTCAGAGGCTTCCGTCTTTTACAATTCTACGGGGTACTGGGATGAATACGTGTGGGGTGCAGCTTGGATGTATTATGCCACCGGGAATAACTCTTATCTCACTCTAGCAACACATCCTACTCTTGCCAAGCATGCTGGTGCCTTCTGGGGCGGCCCTGATTATGGAGTATTCAGTTGGGACAACAAACTTGCTGGTGCACAG GTGCTTCTGACCCGTTTGAGGTTATTCTTGAGCCCTGGTTACCCATATGAAGAAATCTTGAGGACATTTCAGAATCAGACTAGCATAGTCATGTGCTCGTACCTGCCAATATTCACAACCTTTAATAGAACCAAAG GTGGCTTGATCCAGTTGAATCATGGAAGGCCTCAACCGCTTCAATATGTGGTGAATGCAGCCTTCTTAGCAACCTTGTTCAGTGATTATCTTGATGCTGCTGATACTCCTGGATGGTATTGTGGACCCAACTTCTATTCCACTGATGTCTTGCGTGATTTTGCTAAGTTTCAG GTTGATTACATTCTTGGCAAGAATCCCCGGAAAATGAGCTATGTTACAGGTTTTGGCAATCATTACCCGAAACAAGTGCACCATAGAGCTGCATCGATTCCCAAGAATAAGATCAAATACAATTGCAAAGGGGGTTGGAAATGGAGGGACTCAAAAAAGCCAAACCCAAATATTATTGAAGGTGCCATGGTGGCTGGCCCTGACAAAAAAGATGGTTTCCATGATGTTCGTTCTAATTACAATTACACAGAGCCAACTCTTGCTGGAAATGCAGGTTTGGTATTTGCACTTGTTGGTTTGTCTGGAGACAAATCTGTTGGTATTGATAAAAATACCATTTTCTCCGCGGTTCCCCCAATGTTTCCAACTCCACCACCTCCTCCGGCACCCTGGAAACCTTGA
- the LOC133743742 gene encoding ferric reduction oxidase 7, chloroplastic-like: protein MAVDDLHSALISNGAGGYAKQSQQRSFLFSLAKWVLKSAMWVIFVAWIVLFFIIPSDFGSTFYADWVAATDGTLFGETGSVLMLYSAPIIAIAFLAVPYIIFFEEDEEEYQEKKKAKFSLWTFPVLVDGPLGVVSAAEMIGIILFIVFVLSALYFYTVANFEMLPDYGDDLTAGEKRVFMLQMSAYCFGLIVLSCLAFLFLPIARGSILLRLIDIPFEHATRYHVWLGNLIFFLVTMHGLCYMIVWAIRGIIPSEVVEWKSDGGANLAGIICYGIFLLIWVTTLPPVRKRYFELFYYTHQLYVLFVIFLALHIGGVNFSQAAGGIFLFMLDRFLRFCQSRKTVNIVSATCFPCGTVKLVLPKPANLHYNALGFIFLQVKSISSLQWHPFSVSSSPQNGKYHLEVLIKTAGEWTTKLRETVSKTSAEDSDIQLPHTPAHQIMASVEGPYGHESPYYLRYEKLVLVAGGSGISPFLAILSDILHRIKMNKPCLPQHVLLVWAIKTSNELSLLSTVDMGSMDFSDRLNIEIQAYVTRESECPVEDGRFYNAPSASVFSVSREATMSVLTGTGNKIWAGTYVIASTIGFVIVLSLLDVFYINPYSIDAWWYLGLLYVICMVASVLIFGGLTIGLWHLWERKTSFQESLENGNTEIVLSNGRPTDMNEYQKTLISAATVRYGRRPDFSEIFGSLPEHSAQVDVGVFVCGPTTLQSSVAKECRSQNLGGRRRKWNSPIFHYNSHSFDL from the exons ATGGCCGTGGACGATTTACACTCTGCGCTTATTTCCAATGGCGCCGGAGGTTATGCCAAGCAGAGCCAGCAGAGGAGCTTCCTTTTTTCACTGGCCAAATGGGTTCTCAAATCTGCAATGTGGGTCATATTCGTTGCCTGGATTGTCCTCTTCTTCATTATACCTTCCGACTTCGGCTCCACTTTCTATGCTGATTGGGTTGCTGCCACCGATGGGACTCTGTTTGGAGAGACTG GGAGTGTGTTGATGTTATACAGTGCTCCGATTATCGCTATTGCTTTTCTTGCTGTTCCCTATATCATCTTTTtcgaggaagatgaagaagagtaTCAAGA GAAGAAGAAGGCGAAGTTCAGCCTATGGACCTTTCCTGTTCTGGTGGATGGACCACTTGGAGTTGTTTCTGCCGCTGAAATGATTGGCATTATTCTCTTTATTGTGTTTGTTCTCTCGGCGCTGTATTTTTACACTGTAGCCAACTTTGAGATGTTACCTGACTATGGTGATGATTTGACCGCAGGAGAGAAAAG GGTTTTTATGTTGCAAATGTCGGCTTATTGCTTTGGTTTGATAGTCTTATCTTGCTTGGCATTCCTGTTTCTCCCAATTGCAAGGGGATCAATTCTTCTCCGCCTTATTGATATACCATTCGAGCATGCGACCAGATATCATGTATGGTTGGGGAATCTCATATTCTTCCTTGTTACTATGCATGGACTCTGCTATATGATTGTGTGGGCGATACGAGGCATCATTCCATCTGAA GTAGTAGAGTGGAAAAGTGATGGTGGTGCAAACTTGGCGGGAATTATTTGCTATGGAATCTTTCTGTTGATTTGGGTGACAACACTTCCTCCTGTGAGAAAGCGATATTTTGAGCTTTTTTACTATACCCATCAACTCTATGTTTTGTTTGTCATCTTCTTGGCCTTGCATATTGGTGGCGTCAATTTCAGCCAAGCTGCTGGAGGAATATTTCTTTTTATGCTGGATCGCTTTCTAAGGTTCTGCCAATCACGAAAGACTGTCAACATAGTTTCAGCGACATGCTTTCCATGTGGAACTGTCAAGTTGGTGCTTCCAAAACCTGCAA ACTTGCACTACAATGCGCTTGGtttcatctttcttcaagtGAAGAGTATATCTTCACTGCAATGGCATCCTTTCAGCGTCTCATCCAGTCCTCAGAATGGTAAATATCATCTTGAAGTCCTCATAAAGACCGCTGGGGAATGGACCACAAAGCTAAGGGAAACAGTCTCCAAGACTTCTGCAGAGGACTCAGATATACAGCTTCCACACACTCCTGCTCATCAGATTATGGCTTCTGTTGAGGGGCCTTATGGCCATGAATCACCATACTACTTGAG GTATGAAAAACTTGTCTTGGTAGCAGGAGGCAGTGGGATCTCACCATTCTTAGCTATCTTGAGTGATATTCTCCATCGAATTAAGATGAACAAACCTTGTCTACCGCAACATGTGTTGCTTGTTTGGGCTATCAAAACGTCAAATGAGCTCTCTCTTCTTTCCACAGTTGACATGGGGTCTATGGATTTTTCTGATAGATTGAATATTGAAATCCAGGCCTATGTCACACGTGAATCCGAATGTCCAGTG GAAGATGGTAGATTTTACAACGCTCCTAGTGCTTCTGTTTTCTCCGTCTCCAGGGAAGCGACCATGTCAGTTTTGACTGGCACAGGAAACAAGATATGGGCCGGAACTTATGTTATTGCATCTACAATTGGGTTTGTTATTGTTTTGAGCTTGTTAGACGTATTCTACATAAACCCTTACAGCATAGACGCTTGGTGGTATTTAGGGCTTCTTTATGTGATATGTATGGTTGCAAGTGTTCTTATATTTGGAGGTCTCACAATTGGATTATGGCATCTTTGGGAAAGAAAAACCTCATTCCAGGAGAGTTTGGAAAATGGGAATACTGAAATAGTGCTGAGTAATGGAAGACCGACAGACATGAATGAATACCAGAAAACTCTGATCAGTGCAGCCACAGTTCGGTATGGCCGCAGACCAGACTTCTCAG AAATTTTCGGATCTTTACCAGAACATTCGGCTCAAGTTGATGTTGGCGTCTTCGTGTGTGGTCCCACAACTCTACAGTCCAGTGTTGCTAAAGAATGTAGGTCACAGAAtctaggaggaagaagaagaaaatggaacaGCCCAATATTCCATTACAACAGCCATAGTTTTGATTTGTAG
- the LOC133745341 gene encoding uncharacterized protein LOC133745341, with amino-acid sequence MMSSSEESGKNAKSVHHVREDSEYVRLVISNETNTAEADVLQPQSEAGVKSFWWWIRALALCLVTIVVLLIFLKWGVPFLFEKVLLPIMRWEATAFGRPVLAIVLVASLALFPVVLIPSGPSMWLAGMIFGYGFGFVIIMVGTTIGMILPYLIGLYFRDRIHQWLKRWPRNAAMIRLAGEGSWLHQFRVVALFRVSPFPYTIFNYAIVVTSMTFWPYLWGSIAGMVPEAFIYIYSGRLIRTFADVKYGNYHMTTVEIVYNTLSLIVAIVTTVAFTVYAKNALNELKRAETSGVEASASDHISLQMEKLPLEKPHIFTL; translated from the exons ATGATGAGCTCTTCTGAAGAGTCAGGAAAGAATGCCAAGTCCGTGCATCATGTGAGAGAAGACAGTGAATATGTTAGGCTGGTTATATCCAACGAAACAAACACAGCAGAAGCAGATGTCTTGCAGCCTCAATCAGAAGCAGGGGTTAAATCTTTTTGGTGGTGGATTAGGGCCTTAGCCTTGTGCCTTGTCACCATTGTAGTGCTTCTCATTTTCTTAAAATGGGGGGTTCCGTTTCTTTTTGAAAAG GTTCTGTTGCCAATAATGCGATGGGAAGCCACAGCCTTTGGCCGTCCAGTTCTTGCCATTGTTCTCGTTGCTTCTCTGGCATTGTTCCCTGTGGTCTTGATCCCTTCTGGCCCTTCCATGTGGTTGGCTGGAATGATTTTTGGTTATGGCTTCGGATTTGTTATAATCATGGTTGGAACAACTATTGGGATGATCCTACCATATTTGATTGGTCTGTATTTCCGCGACCGCATCCAT CAATGGTTAAAGAGATGGCCTCGAAACGCTGCAATGATTAGACTTGCTGGGGAAGGGAGTTGGCTCCATCAATTTCGAGTGGTTGCTCTCTTTAGGGTTTCACCCTTTCCATACACAATTTTCAATTACGCAATCGTGGTTACAAGTATGACATTTTGGCCCTACTTGTGGGGATCAATTGCTGGGATGGTGCCAGAAGCTTTTATTTACATCTACAG TGGTCGCTTAATAAGGACATTTGCGGATGTCAAGTATGGGAACTATCACATGACTACCGTGGAGATTGTATACAACACTCTATCCTTAATTGTTGCAATCGTAACCACAGTTGCTTTTACTGTTTATGCCAAAAATGCTTTGAATGAGCTGAAGAGGGCAGAGACTAGTGGTGTGGAAGCATCTGCTTCTGACCATATCAGCTTACAGATGGAGAAGCTTCCACTTGAAAAACCGCATATTTTTACGTTGTAG
- the LOC133744595 gene encoding uncharacterized protein LOC133744595, protein MEILAWNCRGLNNPVAVQALKLLIQQRKPSFIFLSETKIDDWEYMNSLRLQIGYLNCEAVFSEGQSGGVVLFWADGLDVRFRSKSRSHVDVEVRETDGSGVVWRLTGLYGNPATADRHLNWALLRSLWAESALPWVVVGDMNELLHAYEKEGGVVRRERQMQPFRDALSQCDLFDLGFHGSPFTWRGPGMRSRLDRAVASVTWSDIFPAARVLHLSPVHGDHVPILVGAFAGIPPTMGRRRHRFRFESFWTFHEGCRNVVKAGWEPEVNGLPMQQVTRKIMHTRFSLNRWQRESFGMRRREIELLRDRLQALFSLPLSAANQEECSALNAKLEGLLAEEDAYWKQRSKVTWIHLKEWRMWCCTISPVCLNLMILINSTHMQNVVGLLQPKVTDDMNFDLCAPCSALEIRAALFQMYPTKAPGPDGMPPMFFQKYWEVVGGDVVSAVQNFLHTRQILGEINFTHICLIPKEKDPVSVTDLRPIALCNVIYKICSKVIANRLKKILSKIISPFQSAFIPGRLITDNTLVANDVSHFIHNCYSSTEGVFSLKLDMSKAYDRMEWSFLEVVFLSLGFAESWLGVIMKCVTTVKYAFLINDQHRGHLTPTRGLRQGDPLSPYLFLLCTEVFSALLERKVGNGELQGIKVCEGAPTIHHLLFADDSLLFGKATLHECLHIQNVLHDYELASGQQINFSKSSIVFSKRVPEVDKCAMTGFLGVSIEAKHEKYLGLPTYLGRNRTEPFAYIKENLSKKLAGWQGKLLSSAGKDLLIRVVAHALPSYAMSCFLLPKEFCDDLHQMCVRFWWGSKSNERKIHWMSWERLCRSKEEGGMGFRDLHAHNLALLAKQGWRLLRNPGTLVSRLFKARYFPGSSFLEAPAPNHASACWRGIFAASSVLRGGIRWQKGLFSTKSTYKVAFASLHPAISDHSSSMVIPSSWKHLWAASVPGKVKVHVWKVCASILPTTCQLRERRVPVGEGCLFCNREEETISHVSRECIFVRDVVGLAPDLGSVLGLPPCSLLEWLALCYTVVSPSSFSLLMMLLWGVWKERNQHLWYGKFCSAHQVYFQVVTLFHSFKVARIPEKVKLGCQVKPWCPPSAGWLKANIDGAFDMITRSGGLGVVIRDSVGTVVAGACGTCTDVASPVVVEALACRLACKVVVDNDLGPVMFEADCLQVVQAICAEGEDTSDFGRIIDDISSLLFSLAGSFFSHVYRESNKLAHKVAKYALLSGAQVSWSGHVPPGLDGLFQLFAKKHIRELTIFT, encoded by the exons ATGGAGATTTTGGCgtggaattgtcgtggtttgaaTAACCCGGTGGCAGTACAGGCGTTGAAGCTTTTGATTCAACAGAGGAAGCCTTCTTTTATCTTCCTGTCAGAGACCAAGATTGATGATTGGGAATACATGAATTCCTTACGTCTGCAAATTGGGTACTTGAATTGTGAGGCTGTTTTCAGTGAGGGTCAGTCCGGTGGAGTTGTTCTCTTCTGGGCTGATGGTTTAGATGTTCGCTTCCGGTCAAAATCAAGGAGCCATGTTGATGTGGAGGTCAGAGAGACTGATGGGTCTGGTGTGGTATGGAGGCTAACAGGTTTGTACGGTAATCCAGCGACGGCGGACCGCCATTTAAATTGGGCGCTGCTACGATCTCTGTGGGCCGAGTCGGCGCTGCCTTGGGTGGTTGTCGGAGATATGAATGAGTTGTTGCATGCTTATGAGAAGGAAGGCGGCGTGGTGCGTCGAGAAAGGCAAATGCAGCCTTTTAGGGATGCATTGTCTCAGTGTGACCTCTTTGATTTGGGCTTTCATGGCTCGCCATTCACATGGCGTGGGCCAGGGATGAGGAGTAGGCTGGACCGAGCAGTTGCATCCGTCACCTGGTCAGACATTTTTCCGGCGGCACGAGTTTTACATCTGTCTCCAGTCCATGGTGATCATGTCCCCATCTTGGTGGGTGCGTTTGCTGGAATTCCGCCTACTATGGGGAGGCGGAGACACCGCTTTCGCTTTGAGAGTTTTTGGACCTTTCATGAGGGTTGCCGGAATGTGGTTAAGGCAGGTTGGGAGCCTGAGGTGAATGGTTTGCCTATGCAGCAGGTTACAAGGAAAATCATGCATACCCGGTTTTCTTTGAATCGATGGCAGCGAGAATCCTTTGGTATGAGACGTAGAGAGATTGAGTTATTGCGTGATCGGCTTCAGGCTTTATTTTCTTTGCCTTTGTCCGCTGCAAATCAGGAGGAATGTTCTGCTCTTAATGCAAAGTTGGAAGGTTTATTGGCAGAAGAGGATGCATACTGGAAGCAGCGCTCCAAAGTGACTTG GATACATCTCAAGGAATGGAGGATGTGGTGTTGCACTATTTCTCCAGTATGTTTAAATCTAATGATATTAATTAATTCTACTCATATGCAAAATGTTGTTGGGCTTTTGCAGCCTAAGGTGACTGATGATATGAATTTCGACTTGTGTGCTCCTTGTTCTGCTTTGGAAATTAGGGCTGCTTTGTTTCAAATGTATCCGACGAAAGCCCCAGGACCTGATGGTATGCCACCTATGTTTTTTCAGAAGTACTGGGAGGTAGTAGGTGGGGATGTTGTGTCAGCAGTTCAAAATTTTCTGCATACTAGGCAAATCCTTGGTGAGAtcaattttacacatatttGTTTGATTCCCAAAGAAAAAGATCCAGTGTCGGTTACTGATTTACGGCCTATTGCTTTGTGTAATGTGATTTATAAGATTTGTTCAAAAGTGATTGCTAACAGGCTGAAGAAGATTTTATCAAAGATTATTTCTCCATTTCAGAGTGCTTTTATCCCTGGGAGATTAATTACAGATAATACTCTTGTGGCAAATGATGTATCACATTTTATTCATAATTGTTACTCTAGCACTGAGGGGGTCTTCTCTTTGAAGCTTGATATGAGTAAGGCTTATGATCGCATGGAGTGGAGTTTTCTGGAAGTTGTTTTCCTGAGCTTGGGCTTTGCAGAGTCGTGGCTGGGAGTGATTATGAAGTGTGTGACTACTGTGAAGTATGCCTTTCTGATAAACGATCAGCATAGGGGACATTTGACTCCTACTAGGGGGCTTCGACAAGGTGATCCTTTATCACCTTACTTGTTTCTTCTGTGCACGGAAGTTTTTTCAGCTTTGCTTGAGCGTAAAGTCGGGAATGGTGAGTTGCAGGGCATTAAAGTCTGTGAGGGTGCTCCTACTATTCATCACTTATTATTTGCGGATGATAGTTTGTTGTTTGGAAAAGCTACTTTGCATGAATGTCTTCATATCCAGAATGTTCTGCATGACTACGAGTTAGCTTCTGGTCAGCAGATTAATTTTTCTAAGAGCAGTATTGTTTTTAGTAAGAGAGTTCCAGAGGTGGACAAGTGTGCTATGACAGGTTTCTTGGGTGTCTCTATTGAAGCCAAGCATGAGAAGTATTTGGGATTGCCTACTTATTTGGGGAGGAATAGGACTGAGCCTTTTGCTTATATCAAGGAGAACTTGAGTAAAAAGTTAGCTGGTTGGCAAGGAAAACTACTGAGTAGTGCTGGTAAGGACCTACTTATAAGGGTGGTGGCACATGCTTTGCCATCCTATGCTATGAGCTGTTTTTTGCTTCCGAAGGAGTTTTGTGATGATTTACATCAGATGTGTGTTCGATTCTGGTGGGGGAGTAAGTCCAATGAACGTAAAATTCATTGGATGTCTTGGGAACGTCTTTGTCGTTCCAAAGAGGAGGGTGGTATGGGGTTTCGTGATCTGCACGCCCATAACCTAGCTCTACTTGCTAAACAGGGTTGGAGGTTACTTCGAAATCCAGGCACCTTAGTCAGTCGTTTGTTTAAGGCTAGATACTTTCCTGGCTCTTCTTTTTTGGAGGCTCCAGCCCCAAATCATGCTTCTGCTTGTTGGAGAGGTATTTTTGCTGCTAGTTCGGTGTTGAGAGGAGGGATCCGTTGGCAG AAAGGTCTTTTTTCTACTAAAAGCACTTATAAGGTGGCTTTTGCTTCTTTACACCCTGCTATTTCGGATCATTCCTCCTCTATGGTGATCCCAAGTAGTTGGAAGCATTTATGGGCTGCGTCTGTGCCAGGTAAGGTTAAGGTGCATGTTTGGAAGGTTTGTGCATCTATTTTGCCTACTACTTGTCAGCTTAGGGAACGCAGAGTGCCTGTTGGTGAGGGGTGTCTATTTTGTAATAGGGAGGAGGAAACCATTTCGCATGTCAGTAGGGAGTGCATTTTTGTGCGGGATGTTGTTGGTCTAGCACCAGACCTTGGATCTGTGTTAGGACTACCGCCATGTTCCTTATTGGAGTGGTTGGCTTTGTGCTATACTGTAGTATCTCCGAGTTCTTTCTCTCTGCTAATGATGTTATTATGGGGGGTGTGGAAGGAGCGCAACCAACATTTGTGGTATGGTAAATTCTGCTCTGCACATCAAGTTTACTTCCAAGTTGTTACTTTATTTCACTCTTTCAAGGTTGCAAGGATTCCTGAAAAAGTCAAACTGGGGTGCCAAGTTAAGCCTTGGTGTCCTCCTTCAGCTGGTTGGCTTAAGGCCAATATAGATGGGGCATTTGACATGATCACCCGGTCTGGGGGTTTGGGTGTTGTAATCAGGGATTCTGTTGGCACGGTGGTGGCTGGTGCATGTGGGACTTGTACTGATGTTGCTTCTCCTGTGGTAGTTGAGGCCTTGGCTTGTCGGTTGGCATGCAAGGTAGTAGTGGATAACGATCTGGGGCCAGTCATGTTTGAGGCTGATTGTCTACAAGTTGTGCAAGCTATTTGCGCTGAAGGTGAGGATACCTCAGATTTTGGCAGAATTATTGATGATATctcttctttattattttctctaGCTGGATCATTCTTTTCTCATGTTTATAGGGAATCGAATAAACTAGCACATAAGGTGGCTAAGTATGCCTTGTTGTCTGGTGCACAAGTTTCATGGAGTGGGCATGTCCCTCCAGGACTTGATGGACTTTTTCAACTCTTT GCAAAGAAACACATAAGAGAATTAACAATTTTCACATAA